A single window of Gossypium hirsutum isolate 1008001.06 chromosome A10, Gossypium_hirsutum_v2.1, whole genome shotgun sequence DNA harbors:
- the LOC107896441 gene encoding U-box domain-containing protein 44, whose product MKKTDSRAFPELISELVASVEEVSSIAKDSEKGLFIEFSCLLNKLGLILSDIKDKKDVMDTRTIRKAIESIEKELQRVKTLIKSPDSKQPNTWIENVTQDLGRSLGLVLFASIDLHLEMKEKISALHKEFMNVRFNGSLTPSSSPSLGPSPSPSRPPSPSHGYEFITANASETEIEEERTEIIEERSNLTIDDVILQLKYGNDEEFNFALLWFNESIRQGLITNEWINEGGIVLILVNRLSSCKPNNRLIILRILQKLASENSENKEKMADAASLSALVKSLTRDTEERREAVGLLLDLSDLQAVWRRLGRIQGCIVMLVTMLNGDDPIASSNAGKLLNALSSNTQNALHMAEAGYFKPLVHYLKEGSDMSKILMATALSRMEVTDQSRASLGEDGAVEPLVKMFNAGKLEAKLSALNALQNLSNLSENVQRLINSGIVVSLLQLLFSVTSVLMTLREPASAILARIAQSESILVNQDVAQQMLSLLNLSSPIIQCHLLQALNSIAGHRNASEVRSKMKENGVIHLLLPFLTESNMKIRTGALNLLYTLSQHLPEELTEQLGESHLNTIVNIILSSPLETDKAAAVGILSNIPISNKKATEVLKKSNLLPILISMMNSSPSMISNSLAEGVAGVLIRFTVPSDKKLQLLAAQNEAIPLLVKLLSCGSLVAKCRAAAALAQLSQNSVSLRKSKKKSWFCVPPSATAFCDVHDGYCIVNNTFCLVKAGAIPPLIQILEGKEREADEAVLNALATLLQDEIWENGSDYIAKNAGVEAIIKIMETASVKAQEKALWILERVFGVEELRVKYGESAQVVLIDLAQKGDPRLKSTTAKLLAQLELLQFQSSYF is encoded by the exons atgaaaaaaactgATTCCAGAGCCTTCCCTGAACTTATATCCGAGCTAGTAGCCTCAGTAGAAGAGGTGTCCTCAATTGCTAAAGACTCAGAGAAGGGATTATTCATTGAATTCTCATGTCTTCTCAATAAACTTGGTTTAATTTTGAGTGATATAAAGGATAAAAAAGATGTTATGGACACGAGAACGATCCGAAAAGCGATTGAATCGATCGAGAAAGAGCTTCAGCGTGTGAAGACTTTGATCAAAAGCCCTGATTCAAAGCAACCTAATACATGGATTGAAAATGTGACACAGGATCTTGGGAGATCCTTAGGCCTTGTGTTGTTTGCTAGCATTGATCTTCATctggaaatgaaagaaaagatcaGTGCATTGCATAAGGAATTCATGAATGTCAGGTTCAATGGAAGCTTAACTCCGAGTTCTAGTCCAAGTCTGGGACCGAGTCCGAGCCCGAGTCGGCCTCCTAGTCCAAGCCATGGATATGAGTTTATCACTGCCAATGCATCAGAGACAGAAATTGAGGAGGAAAGAACTGAAATCATAGAGGAAAGATCAAATCTTACTATCGACGATGTCATCTTGCAACTCAAGTATGGCAATGATGAAGAGTTCAATTTCGCGCTTTTGTGGTTTAACGAGTCGATTAGGCAGGGATTGATTACGAATGAATGGATAAATGAAGGAGGCATTGTTCTCATTCTAGTGAATAGGTTGAGTTCATGTAAGCCGAACAACCGGTTGATCATTCTTCGGATATTGCAAAAACTTGCTTCCGAAAATTCCGAAAACAAG GAGAAGATGGCAGATGCAGCATCGTTATCGGCATTGGTGAAATCGTTGACACGAGATACGGAAGAGAGGAGGGAAGCTGTAGGGCTGTTGCTTGATCTATCAGACCTTCAAGCAGTTTGGAGACGGCTTGGTCGAATTCAGGGTTGCATTGTTATGTTAGTTACAATGCTTAATGGCGACGATCCAATTGCTTCGAGCAATGCAGGGAAGTTGTTAAATGCGTTGTCGAGCAATACGCAGAATGCGCTTCATATGGCCGAAGCCGGTTATTTCAAACCGTTAGTGCACTACTTGAAGGAAG GCTCCGACATGAGTAAGATCCTCATGGCAACTGCGTTGTCGAGAATGGAGGTAACAGATCAAAGTAGAGCTTCCCTTGGAGAAGATGGAGCGGTCGAGCCTCTCGTAAAGATGTTCAATGCCGGAAAGCTTGAAGCGAAGTTATCTGCACTGAATGCATTGCAAAATTTGTCAAATTTGTCGGAAAATGTACAACGGTTGATCAATTCCGGTATAGTGGTATCTCTGCTTCAGCTCCTTTTCTCTGTAACATCCGTGCTCATGACTCTCCGGGAGCCAGCTTCGGCAATTCTTGCACGAATCGCACAGTCAGAATCAATTCTTGTTAATCAAGATGTAGCACAGCAAATGCTGTCCCTTTTAAACCTCTCAAGTCCTATAATTCAATGTCACCTTCTGCAAGCACTGAATAGCATTGCAGGCCATCGTAATGCATCGGAAGTTAGAAGTAAAATGAAGGAAAACGGTGTGATTCATCTTCTTCTACCATTTCTAACAGAAAGCAACATGAAAATCAGGACCGGCGCGTTGAATTTGCTCTACACTCTCTCGCAACATTTACCGGAAGAATTGACCGAACAGCTCGGAGAAAGCCATTTGAACACCATTGTTAACATTATCTTATCATCACCATTGGAGACTGATAAGGCTGCTGCAGTTGGCATACTGAGCAACATACCAATCAGCAATAAGAAAGCGACTGAAGTTCTTAAGAAATCGAATCTGCTACCAATTTTGATATCCATGATGAATTCAAGCCCTTCAATGATATCGAATTCGTTAGCAGAAGGTGTTGCGGGCGTACTTATTCGATTCACGGTTCCTTCAGATAAAAAACTACAGCTTCTCGCAGCACAAAACGAGGCGATCCCATTGCTCGTCAAACTGCTATCTTGCGGATCGTTAGTAGCAAAATGCCGAGCCGCGGCCGCACTCGCGCAGCTATCACAGAACTCGGTATCACTTcggaaatcgaaaaagaaaagtTGGTTCTGCGTCCCTCCATCGGCAACAGCGTTCTGCGACGTCCACGATGGGTACTGCATTGTTAACAACACGTTTTGTTTGGTGAAAGCGGGTGCAATCCCGCCATTGATACAAATCCTGGAAGGCAAGGAAAGGGAAGCTGATGAAGCGGTTCTGAATGCATTGGCGACGCTATTGCAAGACGAAATCTGGGAAAACGGAAGCGATTACATTGCTAAAAACGCAGGCGTGGAAGCGATTATCAAAATCATGGAAACCGCAAGTGTGAAGGCTCAGGAAAAAGCGCTTTGGATATTGGAAAGGGTATTCGGAGTAGAGGAACTTAGAGTGAAGTATGGGGAATCAGCGCAAGTGGTGCTAATTGATTTAGCTCAAAAGGGTGATCCCAGGCTAAAATCAACGACTGCAAAATTGTTGGCTCAGCTTGAACTCTTACAATTTCAGTCTAGTTACTTTTGA